CTCGGTATCGATATCGACGCCATGCTCTGCGGCAATCTCCACCAGGCGCAAACGCCCGGCCCAGATTCCCGGCTGCGCCAGGATGAAATCCGGGCTCGCCACGTAACAGCCGGCCACCAGCTGCAAGACCTTGGGCGCCTGCTGGCGGCCGCTCAAGCTCGCCGGTGGCTGCTTCACCAGATGTGGTGCCCCGGCGGCGTCCAATTCAACCAGTGTATAATAAGGATTGGCCTTGGCTTCGATGGCCGTCATCACCAGATCGGCATCACCCTGTTCATAGCGCGCGATGCAGGCTTCGATATCGGCGTTTGTGCGCAAGGGGCAAACGGCCGGGACCGAGACGAAAAGATCGATCTTGCCGCCGGCATCGCGCAGCGCCGTGATGGCATGTCGCCAGGCCAGCCATTCCGCGGCACCATCCGTTGCCAGTTCCGCCGGGCGCATGAACGGCACCTCGGCACCGGCGGCGCGGGCAGCCGCGGCGATTTCGGCATCATCCGTCGAGACGACCACCCGGCCGATCGCCGGCACATGCCGCGCCGCATCAATTGCGTGTGCAATAAGCGGCCGGCCGGCCAGGGGCCTAACATTCTTGCGCGGCACCCCCTTTGACCCGCCACGCGCAAAGATCATGGCAACGACATTCCCGTTCAACTGATGCCCCCGCCTTTGGTCAAGCAACCGGTCGGGATGACGCGACAGCTATTATCGTTCGCGCCATCACTACTCCAAATATAGCTATCATTGAGATACGCAGACACAAATTTATACAACTTTTAAAGGCCA
The genomic region above belongs to Dongia rigui and contains:
- a CDS encoding acylneuraminate cytidylyltransferase family protein, which encodes MIFARGGSKGVPRKNVRPLAGRPLIAHAIDAARHVPAIGRVVVSTDDAEIAAAARAAGAEVPFMRPAELATDGAAEWLAWRHAITALRDAGGKIDLFVSVPAVCPLRTNADIEACIARYEQGDADLVMTAIEAKANPYYTLVELDAAGAPHLVKQPPASLSGRQQAPKVLQLVAGCYVASPDFILAQPGIWAGRLRLVEIAAEHGVDIDTEIDFALADLLLTRRGQI